Proteins found in one Terribacillus sp. DMT04 genomic segment:
- a CDS encoding TSUP family transporter produces MYLDVETILLVILFGFLAAFIDSVVGGGGLITIPALLFAGLNPAAAVATNKVAGTMGSLTSTFMFYRSGNLELKSVMKFFPLSFIGSLFGAWTVHIIDPALFKPLMLVMLVVVAIYTIKKKEWGSVSTFERLKPKGLLLFAAVITLIGFYDGFLGPGTGSFLIFAFLFIGYDFLQAAGTAKLLNLGSNVAALILFIILGQVHFAIGLIMGISGVFGSIVGSRFAIKNGSGYVRVLFIIVTTVMILKNVYDYIKEML; encoded by the coding sequence ATGTATTTAGATGTGGAAACAATACTGCTTGTTATTTTATTTGGCTTTCTTGCCGCGTTTATTGATTCTGTTGTCGGAGGCGGCGGTTTGATAACAATTCCGGCATTGCTGTTTGCGGGACTGAATCCGGCAGCTGCAGTGGCGACCAATAAAGTAGCCGGAACAATGGGGTCGCTAACTAGTACATTTATGTTTTATCGCTCAGGCAATTTGGAGTTAAAGTCAGTTATGAAGTTCTTTCCGTTGTCATTTATCGGATCGCTGTTCGGAGCGTGGACTGTACATATCATTGATCCAGCATTATTTAAGCCGCTCATGCTCGTTATGCTCGTTGTCGTTGCTATTTATACGATTAAAAAGAAGGAGTGGGGCAGCGTCTCTACTTTTGAGCGCTTAAAACCAAAAGGATTGCTTCTTTTTGCTGCAGTTATTACCCTAATAGGCTTTTATGATGGTTTTCTTGGGCCAGGTACCGGCTCTTTCCTTATCTTTGCTTTTCTGTTTATTGGCTATGATTTCTTGCAGGCAGCGGGTACTGCTAAACTATTAAATTTAGGAAGTAACGTTGCAGCACTTATTCTTTTTATTATTTTAGGACAAGTTCACTTTGCTATCGGTCTTATTATGGGCATATCAGGAGTCTTTGGCTCTATTGTCGGTTCCCGTTTTGCGATTAAAAATGGCAGCGGCTATGTACGGGT
- a CDS encoding DUF4306 domain-containing protein, which produces MGMRHAGFVAALCGFTVGFMFSLYEGSNLIEDSFEWSNSAPFTHLLAANPVFPQDILWIDFFVYAIKFYPVYPLLTLISAAVMLSITMQTFNRHKRLAINILQLLIGALILYMSAAYFSAHRFGSTVFRVSFLLIGIAFVFDAVRMMYKRNS; this is translated from the coding sequence ATGGGAATGAGACACGCTGGATTTGTCGCGGCGTTATGCGGTTTTACTGTTGGTTTCATGTTTTCCCTCTATGAAGGGAGTAATCTTATTGAAGATTCGTTTGAGTGGTCAAACTCGGCTCCTTTTACACACTTGCTTGCTGCTAATCCAGTTTTTCCACAAGACATCCTGTGGATTGATTTCTTTGTTTATGCTATTAAATTCTACCCTGTATATCCATTGCTAACGCTGATAAGTGCTGCTGTGATGTTAAGTATAACGATGCAAACCTTCAACAGACATAAACGCCTGGCTATAAACATTCTTCAACTGTTAATTGGTGCGCTTATTTTGTATATGAGTGCAGCCTATTTTTCCGCCCATCGTTTTGGTTCGACTGTGTTCCGCGTATCATTCTTATTGATAGGAATAGCATTCGTTTTCGACGCTGTGCGAATGATGTATAAGCGAAATAGTTAG